From a region of the Nitrospira sp. genome:
- a CDS encoding Gfo/Idh/MocA family oxidoreductase — translation MIGDASGSVKVAVVGAGYWGKNLVRNFSGLNSLGAICDSEAERLESFKQPYPGVKLFRAYSDVLRDNTIRAVAIATPAEGHADSVREALLAGKDVFVEKPLCLSVQEGAELVALAKKNQRILMVGHLLWYHPAVLKLKELIRAGDLGRIQYIYSNRLNLGKIRREENILWSFAPHDISVILGLLNETPDMVRAQGGNYLHQQIADVTISLLSFPSGVKAHIFVSWLHPFKEQKLIVVGDRQMAVFDDLEKKDKLLLYPHSIDWKDNLPIANKADAHPIELDQGEPLRAECQHFLECVATRAKPRTDGEEGLRVLSVLQRCQEALEQVAPYPTPSTIRTDSPYFAHESAFVDDGVEIGEGTSIWHTSHILKGSRIGKNCKIGQNVVVGPHATVGNNVKIQNNVSVYEGVTLEDHVFCGPSMVFTNVFNPRSEIPRMKELKQTLVRRGATLGANSTILCGITIGRYAFIGAGAVVTKDVPDHALVVGNPGRITGWMCVCGVKLRVDDEKAACPTCGQHYRAERTGMAAV, via the coding sequence ATGATTGGTGATGCATCAGGCAGCGTTAAAGTGGCAGTCGTTGGAGCCGGTTATTGGGGGAAAAACTTGGTGCGTAACTTCTCTGGTCTGAACTCACTGGGAGCCATCTGCGACAGCGAGGCCGAACGGTTGGAATCTTTCAAGCAGCCGTATCCCGGAGTCAAGTTGTTCAGAGCGTATTCGGATGTGTTGAGAGATAACACGATTCGCGCAGTGGCGATTGCCACACCGGCGGAAGGACATGCCGATTCCGTGAGAGAGGCGCTGCTGGCGGGCAAGGATGTGTTCGTAGAGAAGCCGCTCTGTCTATCAGTCCAAGAAGGCGCAGAACTCGTTGCCTTGGCCAAGAAAAACCAGCGCATTCTCATGGTGGGCCACCTCCTCTGGTATCATCCGGCGGTCCTGAAACTGAAGGAACTGATTCGTGCGGGTGACTTAGGGCGTATTCAGTACATCTATTCGAACCGTTTGAATCTCGGCAAGATTCGGCGGGAAGAAAACATTCTCTGGAGTTTCGCGCCACATGATATCTCCGTGATCCTCGGATTGTTGAACGAAACACCCGATATGGTCAGGGCGCAGGGTGGAAATTATCTTCACCAACAGATCGCCGATGTCACCATCAGTCTTCTGTCGTTTCCAAGCGGCGTCAAGGCCCATATTTTTGTCTCCTGGCTGCACCCGTTCAAAGAGCAGAAATTGATCGTGGTGGGTGATCGGCAAATGGCGGTCTTCGATGACTTGGAGAAAAAGGATAAGCTGCTCCTCTATCCGCATTCAATCGACTGGAAGGACAATCTTCCGATCGCAAACAAGGCGGATGCCCATCCGATTGAACTGGATCAGGGAGAGCCTCTGCGAGCTGAATGTCAGCATTTCCTGGAGTGTGTGGCCACGCGGGCCAAGCCGAGAACAGACGGTGAGGAAGGGCTGCGCGTGTTATCCGTTCTGCAGCGATGTCAGGAAGCACTCGAACAGGTCGCACCTTACCCGACCCCGTCCACGATCCGGACGGACAGCCCCTACTTCGCTCATGAATCGGCCTTCGTTGATGACGGCGTGGAGATCGGCGAGGGAACGAGCATCTGGCACACATCACATATCCTTAAAGGATCGCGTATCGGTAAGAACTGTAAGATCGGCCAGAATGTTGTCGTCGGTCCTCATGCCACTGTCGGCAACAATGTCAAGATTCAGAACAATGTGTCTGTCTATGAAGGTGTGACACTCGAAGATCACGTTTTTTGCGGCCCATCGATGGTGTTTACCAACGTCTTTAATCCTCGAAGCGAGATCCCGCGGATGAAGGAGCTCAAACAAACCCTTGTACGGCGAGGAGCCACGCTGGGAGCGAATTCGACCATCCTGTGCGGCATTACGATCGGGCGATATGCCTTCATCGGAGCGGGGGCAGTTGTGACCAAAGATGTGCCGGATCATGCGCTCGTGGTCGGCAATCCTGGTCGGATCACGGGTTGGATGTGTGTGTGCGGAGTCAAGCTCCGCGTCGATGACGAGAAGGCCGCCTGTCCGACCTGTGGACAGCACTATCGAGCCGAGCGGACTGGGATGGCTGCAGTCTAA
- a CDS encoding DegT/DnrJ/EryC1/StrS family aminotransferase, whose amino-acid sequence MGVPLLDLKAHHEPLHKEIMAALEQTFRSQAFILGPEVGKLEERVAAYCQSKYGIGVTSGTDALLVALMALGVGPGDEVITTPYSFFATAGAVVRLGGKPVLVDIDSTTYNLDPAKLDSAVTTKTKAIIPVHLYGQCADMAPIMDVARQHNLGVIEDAAQAIGSEYRDGRRACSMGTIGCLSFFPSKNLGCLGDGGMAVTNDPDLAERMRVLRVHGSKPKYYHKLIGGNFRLDTIQAAVLNVKLNYLDGWTKRRQENATRYEALFQQSGLVQKGNVRLPEALYRASNAKHYHIYNQFVLRVERRDDLMAYLKQKGIGAEIYYPVPFHLQECFRYLGYKEGDFPESEGAAKETVAIPIYPELTAEQQSEVVEVIAAFYR is encoded by the coding sequence ATGGGTGTTCCGTTACTTGACTTAAAGGCACATCACGAACCGCTGCACAAAGAGATTATGGCGGCGTTGGAACAGACTTTTCGGAGTCAAGCGTTTATCCTGGGACCTGAGGTGGGCAAGCTGGAGGAGCGGGTTGCCGCCTATTGCCAGTCCAAATACGGTATCGGTGTGACCTCAGGAACCGACGCGCTCCTGGTCGCTCTCATGGCTCTCGGTGTGGGTCCTGGTGACGAGGTCATTACCACCCCCTATTCATTCTTCGCAACGGCCGGGGCTGTCGTGCGGCTCGGAGGCAAGCCGGTACTCGTGGATATCGATTCCACGACCTACAATCTCGACCCAGCCAAGCTTGACTCGGCGGTGACAACCAAGACCAAAGCCATCATTCCGGTCCATCTCTACGGGCAATGTGCCGATATGGCGCCGATCATGGATGTCGCCAGACAGCACAATTTGGGCGTCATCGAAGATGCAGCACAAGCTATCGGCTCGGAGTACCGAGATGGCCGACGGGCCTGCAGTATGGGTACGATCGGTTGCCTCTCGTTTTTTCCGAGCAAGAATCTAGGGTGTTTGGGTGATGGGGGAATGGCTGTGACCAACGACCCGGATCTCGCAGAGCGGATGCGAGTCCTGCGCGTCCACGGGAGTAAGCCGAAGTATTACCATAAATTAATCGGAGGAAACTTCCGGCTCGATACGATTCAGGCCGCGGTTCTGAACGTCAAGCTCAATTATCTCGATGGATGGACCAAACGACGGCAAGAGAATGCCACCAGGTATGAGGCGCTATTTCAGCAGAGTGGTCTCGTGCAGAAGGGGAACGTGCGATTGCCGGAGGCCCTGTATCGGGCCTCGAACGCGAAGCATTATCACATTTACAATCAATTCGTGCTCCGCGTGGAGCGGCGAGACGATCTCATGGCATATCTGAAACAGAAAGGGATCGGGGCGGAGATCTACTACCCGGTTCCCTTCCATTTACAAGAATGCTTCCGATACCTGGGTTACAAAGAGGGAGACTTCCCTGAATCCGAAGGGGCAGCGAAAGAGACCGTCGCGATTCCGATCTACCCAGAGTTGACGGCAGAACAGCAGTCTGAGGTTGTCGAGGTTATCGCTGCGTTCTACCGATAA